A segment of the Kazachstania africana CBS 2517 chromosome 2, complete genome genome:
ACGACCTTTTAATTATGTGACaatttattacaaattAAAGCACTAGTAGAAGAATAATATacataatatataaagagaaatggaaatattaaaaagaattaaaaagaCTTACGGTTTCCTTTACATTTTAGACGAATGTttaatttttatcaaaggGAGTGGTGAAAGGATTTGTTTTTGAGCTTTCCTTGTCTGACTCGTACGAACCTTCGATAATGTCTTCATAAGCTGGAGGTTCACCCACAACTTGAATTTTTGCATTTTCGTTAATTAAGGCACCTTCATCAGATATTTCAACAATACCTTCTAGATCTCTTATGATCTCTGTGGAAAATCCATATGGATCATGTGGGACCCATAGATAAGGACATTTCGCACTGACCGCTGGATAATCGTATGCATGAGCAATAGCATCCTTATCAACCCTCTCATTTGGATCGGCCAAACCGTAAATTGCGGGTAACCTACTTTTCACAACCTTATATGAACAATAGATATGAGGTAAGAAAAACCTCTTCCACCAAGGCGCATCAGGGACCTTCATGGTATCGCCATCAGCAAGTAGTGGGACTGAGGCAATGATATTTTCTGAATCTTTAACTCTTGGGTCGTAGTGATAATCTAAAGTATTTTCACTGAAGAGACTTGCTGACTTTAAATCGGATCTGGTGTAGCTACTAGAATTAGCATTGTTTGGATGGTACTTACGAATTGGAAATTGCGGtaattcattaatatcATCTGTGTGTTTATGGTTCTTATtgttataaatatttttgaacgATGGGGTATCGGACTTTCCATCAAGCGGTTTCATTGTGTCAACAGGAACAATCTTgatcaaattatcaaaactTCTGTTCAAATAAAGATGGACAACAATTGTCACAAATATGCAAACAATTTGCAGGACAATTGGACCCCACCCTTTACCTACGACAAATAGACCCAACAGACAAACCTGACCGATATAGATACCTACCAGAGTTTGGAATATAGCTCTTGGATAGTGAATACCTCTGGCGTCGGGGGCTTCTGCATAAACATATGTTAAATTGTAGAGATGGGCGACGtataataagaaaaatccTGCTGCACCGAAAAGCAGAATTATAGGTGAGATAATAGAATACGAGAATAAAATAACCGTTAAATTCGAATATACTGGAAAAGTCTTACCGTAATCCATAGTGGATAACTTATGGAAACGGttccatttctttcttgctGTAGAATCGAGGAAACCCAATGCGTAAAATTTAGCTAATGGTACATATTGTAACAAAGCGCCACCGGCACCAGACATTCCCTTCAAAATGATATAAGCAATATAGAAATTAGATGCTTTTGGTAAGTTAGATGCCAGAATTGTCATCGCACTTGAGGGATTTTCGACAATTTGGGTAACTGCAGATGTAGCTGCTGATGCAATAGTTGTAACTAAGAACACTTGGATAACCTGGAAACCAAAATAGGCATTTTGTGTAAAGTAGGAAATTTGCTGACTCGACACATTACCATGTATTCTtgcaaatattttgattataaCGGGCAAACAAGACatcaataaagataatgcGATGGTAGGTGCTAAAGAAGTCAATAAACCTAGTAAAACGCTTGGTAAATtgtaaatgaaatttaACCAATGTAATTTATTTGTTAGATAAGTaagatttgaaaccatACCAACGAACGCAACTGGGAAAGCCCATAAAATAATCAATGCCACGATCGCAAGCAAAGAACCAACCTCCCTAACTAAACGTTCCCACCAGAACATCCTCATGTTGAACCAGACGACGTCATCGGGTTCTAGACCAATATGTACGGGAGCCATAGATAATGGAATATGATGTGTCGCAATCTGAGCCGCAATTTGTGCCTGATATTgagattcaaattcaataaagacTGAATTGAATGGTTGACTGTCCATATGATTGTCTTGTAAATCTTTGATCTCAGCATTTAACTTTGGTAACTCTTCTTTTATGTAATCAATTGTATCTACTTTTTTACCGAAGAAAAATCTTGCCCAGATTGTCAACCCATGTTTTGGTCTTTTCTTGTCAGGAATGTAGTCTCTTATGCTATTGGATATAATTTGACttggatttttctttttcatcttctttacCGATTTAACTGCTTTCTTCAGGTAACTGGTCTCAGCAGCTTCTAGTTTCATAGCCATTTTATCTCTCTTGTCTACCAATTTACCCAAATTGCCAGCCCCTCTTGCAATCCATATACGCTTAACACCGTCAAATAGTTTCGTAAATTCCTCTTCACTTAAATATTGAGAAGGAACCGTTTGAAATAGAACCGTTCTAGAAGACTGTTTCTTGGCGTATCTTGGTGTAGCCAACACAGCTTGTCTCATAGAAGTGTAGTAGATTAACTCACGGTAGATGATAAAGAGGAAACACCAGAAGAAGATCCATCCTACGAAAACGTGGGCATAGTAACGGTTGGGGTCCTTAACGTCTTGATAGGCCAATTGATTCAAACCACTTTGTTTATTACCATTTGCAGCATTTATAGGAAGtagaattggaaaaacGTAAAGGATAGAAACTGCACAATATGCAGATATAATGAATAGATAacgaagaaagaaataacCATCTAATCCAGCTTGTTGTATGACAAAATTGTCagatttctttaataatgGCAAAAACCATTGCCATAGTCCAGATGGGAGAGGTTCAGGTTTCTTCTCCTCGTTAATCAATTGGaaagaagattttggagtatatattcttttcagTTTTATTCTAAGCAGAATAAAACCAGCAATAAAAGCACCGAACACAATCCCATTGTAAATAAGGGAGGTTAGCACTTGTTGTGTTGAAGTGCTAGTTGTGGAACTTGTCATCACCCTCTAGTTgtgttctttttttcagattGAAAGTGGTAAATAAGACTAGAATATTCTTCTAAAGGCACTTTTTTTGgaataaatatatttggCGCAAAGAATAGTATAGCAAAGATTAgattagaaattttatatttataattcTCTTATCAATACCGAAATAAAGATTAACCTTTCTTCTAAATACCAAGCTTTTTTTATGTTTACActgaatttatttttttgttcgagagaagaaaagaactAACAGCCCTCGAAGGACAGTAGAAggcaagaaaaaacaaaaatgcTGTGAAGATACACTTCTTTGCTCATCAAAAAACCCTGTCCTACTGCCTTTACACCAATAAAATTCCGATGTTCGGCTGAGAGACCTAGGTGAGTGGTGAGCTATACGGATAGAATTAAATATCGGTGAAACCGTGTAAGGCTCCTGTGCGCGAGCCAAGACGCTCAATTCTACTAAGCTTTCTctcaaaaatattgaaattagttGCCTTTCCTCTGAAGTCGACGtggaaaaattggaaaaaggAGCCTGTTTGAGAATATATCGTACAAATGGTTGTTCATTACGTAAGTCAGTTACTTTCCTACATTGTCCCCCCTGCGGACAGTTCTCCGTCTGTAAAAACGCCGTGTGGATCTTAAAATGTTGGAttgattttcattaaagCGAGCCCTAGCTGATGGAGCGCTGTAACCCTAGGGCTACACACAGGGAGGGCAGTTCCCGAGCTCATCTAAGTTTTGTATGAAAACAACGATGAATGGTCATTATGAGAGATAAGATTTAAagtacatatatataacacATTCGATGAATAGTGCTGTTCCATGGGATGATTATTGCTGTTGTGTATCTCATGATAGTATCAAAGATGGATGCCAATTCCCTGATAAGATAGTGAAGTTATGTATTtatgattttgataatacaTTGTACAATTCACCAAAACCGAACCAAAGCTTATACGGTAAAAGTTTATTCAGTGCATTATTGAGCGCGGATACATTTTATGGAGGAGGTTGGTGGAATAATACAGCTTTTTTAAGTGAATCTTTCTCCGAAAGTATGAGGGAATCAAACAAAGAATCCATGTCAAAGTACTGGAATAAAAATGTTGTGGAAAAGGCAAGAATTTCATATGCAGATAGTGATACGATATCTGTACTATTGAGTGGTCGTAAGGATCACTTTCAGCGTCTGATATATCAAATGTTAACGGAAAGTAGAGAGAAGTTTGGGTTAAGTGATGATGATCTGAAATTCAATTGCATTTGCCTGAAGAAGGCTTCAATTAATGGTGAATATCCAACAACCATGGATTTTAAGCGATCTTTGCTCATGAAactaattaattttttcaaaaaccTTAGAGAGGTTGTTATCTTTGAGGATAGAATAAATCATGTTAATCAATTCAATTCCTTTTTCaaacaatcaaaattttctaaaaaattacaaTGCTCTACCATACATGTCCAACCCACTCATACGAAATTAGATCCGGCAGCTGAGGTTAATCTAGTAGAACGTCTTGTAGAAATCCATAATAGAAACAACCCGGAAATGGACGTGTCTCTGAAATGGAGTTCAGCTAGAATTGgatttttcttaaattcAAAGTCTTTGAGATCTTTGAGCATGCGAACTAAAGCCATTTTAAAAGGCATAAATCATGGTAGATTTAGGGCCTACTCTGAAAATAACATGTTTATACCAATAGCTCAACGAGACAGCCCGATACGAGATGCTGAGATTGTTAAGATATGGACAAATAATGAGAAATATGATAATGAACTTGCCCATGGTATAATAAAGAACTTTTATTCCCTTCATGGAACAGAAGGATGTAAGGTACAGTTTCTCGTTATTCAGGTGGGTTATAGTTCGGGAGATAAGACTTCAAGAGACACagaaatatattataaAGCTATCCCGTgtgataaaaaaagatatttatGGTCAGCATATAGagattttattattgttaatGACATTGACTCAGAAAGCCCACAGGATAAACTTAATAAGATAAAATGGGaaagattaagaaatcCAGTAAAAATAACGACCTATTTCAGGCAACActcaaaattaaaaatgtAAGTTTAACATAAGTTTACAAAACAATTTATATGCATAAGTTGACTAATTTAGcaatgaagataattcATTGTCATTTTGCAGACGCTCCTTCATTTCTCTTCTTGCCTTCCATATGagatatttctttctttcattcaTGTCAAGATCTGTGAACTCGACATTAGtgaaatcatcattatcatggacattaaattttgttaaTAGGTTATCAGAACGAATCATATTAACTTTTCTTGGATCATTTGTAGAACCAGTGGTAAAATTCTGAGTCTGTATAGGGGTATAATTTGGTGGGAAATCAAAAGTCTCATCTCTTAGGTATCTTTCGATGACAATTTCTACGGATGCATTTGGTTGTTGTAAAGCGTATCTAATTTGTTCGACATGTAGATTGGGTGCAATGTTTTGAACAGCTTGTATCATTTGAGGTGAAACAGTGGCTCTATTTGCGGTATTtctgttattattattggcATTGCGAGGACGTCTGCTGTttctcattgaattttgttgaGTTGCTCTCACAGAAGATGGATGTTGATCAGATTGTAAAAACCATCTTACTAGTATGAATCCTAGAAATAAGGTGATTATTATAGACACAACCGATGAATCCATGGCTACAAGGTATTGATCttgttgatttttcaagagaCTTATTTAGGTACAGACGATTtagcttcttttttttcttttggatTCTTTGTTCGGAATTCGCTCTAACGataatttatatacaagttgaaatttgatgagCTTCAATTTAAGAAAAGTACATATGAATATGGAACTTAGATATAAAATTGTCAACTTCCTGTATTGAATTccattttaaattttttatctttatttttaattttatagATAAATTGCGGTATTATatcaacttctttcaattgcaTGTTATTAAAATGgtctttaatttcttccGCCAGCTGGCTCTTGAGTATTCTTGCATCTGGCTTGCCTACTTTGTTTCTCTTGAATGAATATGTCTTGGAGCCCAATTGTGACCCCAATAAGTATCCGCTTACGGTCATGTTATCAGGTAGGCTGAGGTTGTAATGATCTTTATAATTGCGAAGAAATTCATCTGAATCGTGTTGAAAATCTAGAGGGTGGTAGACGTTACGATTCTCTGTGGGATGGTTGTTGGTGACATGTGTTGCAGTCAAGTTGTTTAAATACTGTTGTTGCGAAGATGTCAATCTCTGTTTATTTTGAGAGGTTGAAGAGGGGTTATGATCCTTTGTAGCCGTACCAGCTGTAGACCTATTACTTTCAGACTCACTATTGGAACCTCTTGCCATGATTTCTGCTATGCTGTTAGCAACGAAGGGTGCGGACGTTTATAGCGGTAAGCGTATGTGAAGTTATCTTACTTAGTTgcattaatttttttagaaAAATGTACTTTTTCTCTTAAAAGACGTAGATCGCAATTTATGAACTGCATgtaattattatataagcGAGCAAGAGAGAGGAAGAGAATATATGTGTGTATATATGTGTGTGTGTTTGTTCATTCTAACATTTGACTGAAATTAGCATATAGAAGTCTTTTGCATGCGTCTAAATCTGATAAATTGTAAATTGACATAAGATGTTCGTAGACGTAAATTAAACTCTCACAGTAATTAGGATCATGCACATTTAAATCTGTTTCCGGTAGGATGGTATCTTTTGGTATCAGTTTGATGTTCAacttatttgatttattgaaatttatcttcttAGAGATGCTTAAATAAATTCTCTTATCATCatatagatttttcaacCAAAAGTTTTGTAAGAAATCCATGGAAGAATTGTATGAATGTAGTATTATCTTAACGTTTGGATTTGGGAAGAGCAGTTTTTCGCAAGTGGTAAAACAGTACATTGTACACTTCACATCATGTATTGATACGTTTAGATTGAATTGATTAGCCAATTGGCACAATCTTtcgaatattttaaattgaTGATCTAATTTAATTTGGCATTCGATTGAATCGtctaatttcaatgaaaatgactTATCTAATCCAATTTCACCGatgaatttcaatgttgCAAAGCAGTCTAAGTTGTCTTGAATTACTACATTTAAATTAGTTGGCTGTGGTAgtgaattttcaataatttgatcGATTTTAGAATCGGGTAAGTTGGGAGAAAAGTGTAAGACTGATTTATAATGAGATACTTTATCGTTACAATCAGCATTCAAAGAGAATAGGTGAGAATACCATGGATGTATACCGAATCCATTaagtttattattttgattagAGACAGTGTTGAAATCGTCTAAATTTGTAGCCATTATACATTTTACAATATCACTATTGGGTATAGTTGCTGTATTGTCGATATGGCAATGGGCATCTACTAAGGGTACGGTATTCTCCATTTGTTCACAGTCCGTTTGAATAATGATGTCCTTATTCGAGGTTTATTGGTACGGAATTTTTCAGtcgtatatatatatatatatatacgaTTAATCAATCGCAAGAAAATGTCTTTTCGCGGGATGGCTTTTGACAATCAAGCATTAATTGATGGCAAGGAACGTAAACAGAGCATAGACTATGTGAGCGTATATATAAGATAAGTTTATCTTTGGCGGATGATATCTCAAATTCATAATACATTAATTTGAGCTAATTGAACATGATGGATGCTACTTTTCTGAACACAGATATTCCATAATACAAATACATGACCACGGCTTTCCCATGTAGGATACTGTATCCAGCTGTTGATACTCATCCATACAAGCTGCTGCAGCAGCTCAATTATTACCGTGATCCTCCCTGCCACCCTCCCGGGTAACGAGAATCCCTCGACGTGTGTGGCATGACGACGGAAATTCGTTAATTTCCAATGGCCcgctgaaaagaaagaattgcGCTTTTTTTTGCCCCCATCGCTGAAGAAGCGATCCAATTTTGGCAACCTTCCAAGGGGCGGGAATATCTCCTGATTAGGAAAGATATTACTTGTTTCGAAATGGCACTGTGTGTGGCCGCAGGAAGAGGCAATGAATACTCGAAGGACCTCCCAGCCAGCAGCTCTCCACAGGCCAGAAAAGCATAACTTGTATGACCCCGCCTTCCTTTATTGGAAATATAGCCAGAAACGGCTTTGTTTTTCCTCATGCGGTTGTATTGAACTGTCACCCTACCTCGCTTTGTTCTCCCTCCTTCACTGCCCCCCCTtctgaatatatatatatatatatatatatatagtagtttcaatatatatatagtagtttcaatatatatatagtagTCAAGTGGTTGgatcaatttgatatctCGTCGCTAAAACATTCACAAACGAAAGCAAATTACGTACTTCATCAAATCTCACTATGACGATATTAGTGGCTTCTTTACTATTACCTTATAAACcacaatttcaaattgataatgataatgaattctTATCAAATGATACAATAGATagaaatttaattgaaatcaatcaattcagACCGAAATCGCCCCCAATTATGTCAAATAATAGAAATAAATCAACTGAATCTTTACCAAGAATTAAATCTGCAAATGCCATTGATGAAATGGTATTGACATCAGAAGAATTTATGCATAATTTAACCGCTAATGCAACAACTAACGTTACACCCAAAAATGAACCGAATTTAACTAAAACATTTTCTGCAGAGGACTTTTtcttaaattcaaataaatctaCTTCAAGTGTAAATAGTTTAACGAATCTTGCCGgtttatcaaatgaaaatgttgCAGATTCTACAgcaaatcttttaaaaaatgttaataaatctttattgaaaagtaCTCTAATTAAATCGAAAAGACCAAatttaattcattcaaGATCAACTATTGTGACACCAAAATCAACCGCATTGCCAGAATCAAATTCTCCAGTCGCAGATTTTAACAAAGTTAAGCAaaacaattttaataatgCAAAACCTTTTTCCGTTAAAAGATTCCCAAAACCTGTACCTACTAATAAAAACGTTGCACCACCAATATATGTAGAAGATTCTGATTTGGAATCAGAAATTTCAGATATTCCAATCGCTAAATTCGGTGGAATATCTCATACAAATAAAATGTTAAAGgcatcaattttaaatcgtgataaaattgatctttttaataaaattcCATTCAATATAGTACCAAATCCAAAAGGTAATGGCTCTTTGAAGAATGCGATTAATCAAACTATtgtagaaaatgaaaatttagatCCAAAAGATAATGTCAACTGGATTGGTACAATAGGTATTCCAACTGATGAATTACCAGATAATGTTACTACGAATATTgcaaatcaattaaaagatGATTACGATTCATTTGCAATTATACCAGATGATATCACTTTTAATGGtcattataaaaatttttgtaaacAAATATTGTGGCCGACTTtacattatcaaattccAGATAATCCATATTCAAAGGCTTTTGAGGACCATTCCTGgaattattatcaaagGCTAAATGAATTGTATGCAGAAAAAATTGTGGAAATTTATAAACCAGATGATGTCATCTGGATTCATGATTATCATTTGTTACTATTACCAAGATTAATTCGTAAAAGACTGCCAAAAGCCAAAATTGGATTCTTTTTACATCTATCATTCCCATCAAGTGAAGTCTTTAGATGTCTAGCTCATAGAAACGAGATTCTTGATGGTATGTTGGGTGCTAATTTCATTGGTTTCCAAAcaaatgaatatttaaGACATTTCTTACAAACTTGTAATAGATTATTAATGACTGATATCACaagtgaaaatgaattgaaatataatgGTGATATCATTAAGATGAATTGTTGCCCCATTGGTATcgattcattcaatttgaCTTTacagatttttcaaaatgaaaatgtatTAAATTGGAAAAGCTTAATCAGAGAAAGGTGGAATAATTATAAATTAATTGTTTGTAGAGACCAATTCGATAGAATTAGAGGTttaatcaaaaaattattggcatttgaaagatttttgaaattaaacccacaatatattgataaagTGGTTTTAATTCAGATTTGTATCGGTAATCAAAATGATCATGACTTAGAAAGACAAGTTATGATTATCGTCGATAGAATCaattctttatcttcaaatatcaGTGTCTCTCCACCAGTTGTTTTCTTACATCAAGACCttgaatttgaacaatATTTGGCTTTAAATTGTGAGGCCGATATGTTCTGGGTCAATTCTTTGAGAGAAGGTATGAATTTAACTTGTCATGAATTCATTGTATCATCATTAGAAAAAAACGCTcctttattattatctgaaTTTACAGGTTCTGCATCAGTACTAAATAAAGGTATAATATCTATTAACCCATGGGATATCAAAGACGTGtcagaaaagattaaatttGCATTAGAAATGTCACCTTTTACCAAGAACTATAATTGGAAACAaattatgaaaaatataatcaacCATGATTCAGAAAACTGGGTTGTTAGAAATTTAAATGGTATAAATTCATCTTGGGACtcaattaaagaaagatCAATGATATTTAGATTATCGTATGATGAAATTCTACAAAATTACTTGgattcaaagaaaagatttttcattttaaaaatttcagaaccaccaaattcaagaatgatttcaattttaaatgatttaGCCACTAAAAACATCGTATTTGTCATGAATTCATTTTCGAAATCAACGTTAGAAATCTTGTATAGTCGCGTCCCAAATATTGGTCTAATGGCAGAAAATGGTGCATATGTAAGAATTGATGGCTCATGGTACAACATCGTAGATCAAGTGGATTGGAAAAATGAAGTagtcaaaatttttgatgataaAATGGAAAGGCTACCTGGTTCATATTATAAAATATCTGATTCGATGATCAAATTTCATACAGAAAATGCggaagataaagaaagagTTCCATCCGTCATCGGTGACGCAATTACACATATTAACACCTTATTTGATGGTAAAGATATACACGCATTCGTCCATGAAAATGTCATCAACGTTCAACAGACAAATTTGTCCATTAACGCATTGGAATTcattatgaaattttacaatACTACCACGGTCACTGAGCCCGAGCCAAGTTCCCCCATTGCAGTACGTAAATCACCTGCTTTCAATTTTAGTGATGCTAATAACAACAATGTAAACGAAAATTCCCAGAATCCAATTGACTTTATCTGTGTGACCGGTTCATCATCTCCCGTCATTGACcctattttcaaatatttgaaaacaGAATTATccaaagatgaaaatataaagtACCAGCATTCTGTTATATACGGTACAAATACTTCAACCTATGCAAAGGAGCATGTTAATGGATTAAACGAACTATTCATAGTTCTGGATAAATTGTCAAAAGTTTAGGATTATCTATTTGTACagcatatatatacagtTATTCTATAAAGTATGACAACATAAATACTAATTCACATTATAAACGTATCCGCCTCCTGAGTTGACAAGTCCACTACCAATGCAATCCTCTTCCCATACTTTCTCAGTCATCTGTCGCAGTAATCAGCAGGATGTTACCCGAATAACATGATGTCACCAAACAcggattttctttttttttttgctttttttccAGCAAGAGACAAAAA
Coding sequences within it:
- the RSN1 gene encoding Rsn1p (similar to Saccharomyces cerevisiae RSN1 (YMR266W); ancestral locus Anc_8.819) — encoded protein: MTSSTTSTSTQQVLTSLIYNGIVFGAFIAGFILLRIKLKRIYTPKSSFQLINEEKKPEPLPSGLWQWFLPLLKKSDNFVIQQAGLDGYFFLRYLFIISAYCAVSILYVFPILLPINAANGNKQSGLNQLAYQDVKDPNRYYAHVFVGWIFFWCFLFIIYRELIYYTSMRQAVLATPRYAKKQSSRTVLFQTVPSQYLSEEEFTKLFDGVKRIWIARGAGNLGKLVDKRDKMAMKLEAAETSYLKKAVKSVKKMKKKNPSQIISNSIRDYIPDKKRPKHGLTIWARFFFGKKVDTIDYIKEELPKLNAEIKDLQDNHMDSQPFNSVFIEFESQYQAQIAAQIATHHIPLSMAPVHIGLEPDDVVWFNMRMFWWERLVREVGSLLAIVALIILWAFPVAFVGMVSNLTYLTNKLHWLNFIYNLPSVLLGLLTSLAPTIALSLLMSCLPVIIKIFARIHGNVSSQQISYFTQNAYFGFQVIQVFLVTTIASAATSAVTQIVENPSSAMTILASNLPKASNFYIAYIILKGMSGAGGALLQYVPLAKFYALGFLDSTARKKWNRFHKLSTMDYGKTFPVYSNLTVILFSYSIISPIILLFGAAGFFLLYVAHLYNLTYVYAEAPDARGIHYPRAIFQTLVGIYIGQVCLLGLFVVGKGWGPIVLQIVCIFVTIVVHLYLNRSFDNLIKIVPVDTMKPLDGKSDTPSFKNIYNNKNHKHTDDINELPQFPIRKYHPNNANSSSYTRSDLKSASLFSENTLDYHYDPRVKDSENIIASVPLLADGDTMKVPDAPWWKRFFLPHIYCSYKVVKSRLPAIYGLADPNERVDKDAIAHAYDYPAVSAKCPYLWVPHDPYGFSTEIIRDLEGIVEISDEGALINENAKIQVVGEPPAYEDIIEGSYESDKESSKTNPFTTPFDKN
- the KAFR0B03720 gene encoding uncharacterized protein (similar to Saccharomyces cerevisiae YMR265C; ancestral locus Anc_8.818), whose product is MNSAVPWDDYCCCVSHDSIKDGCQFPDKIVKLCIYDFDNTLYNSPKPNQSLYGKSLFSALLSADTFYGGGWWNNTAFLSESFSESMRESNKESMSKYWNKNVVEKARISYADSDTISVLLSGRKDHFQRLIYQMLTESREKFGLSDDDLKFNCICLKKASINGEYPTTMDFKRSLLMKLINFFKNLREVVIFEDRINHVNQFNSFFKQSKFSKKLQCSTIHVQPTHTKLDPAAEVNLVERLVEIHNRNNPEMDVSLKWSSARIGFFLNSKSLRSLSMRTKAILKGINHGRFRAYSENNMFIPIAQRDSPIRDAEIVKIWTNNEKYDNELAHGIIKNFYSLHGTEGCKVQFLVIQVGYSSGDKTSRDTEIYYKAIPCDKKRYLWSAYRDFIIVNDIDSESPQDKLNKIKWERLRNPVKITTYFRQHSKLKM
- the CUE1 gene encoding Cue1p (similar to Saccharomyces cerevisiae CUE1 (YMR264W) and CUE4 (YML101C); ancestral locus Anc_8.816); translated protein: MDSSVVSIIITLFLGFILVRWFLQSDQHPSSVRATQQNSMRNSRRPRNANNNNRNTANRATVSPQMIQAVQNIAPNLHVEQIRYALQQPNASVEIVIERYLRDETFDFPPNYTPIQTQNFTTGSTNDPRKVNMIRSDNLLTKFNVHDNDDFTNVEFTDLDMNERKKYLIWKARREMKERLQNDNELSSLLN
- the SAP30 gene encoding Sap30p (similar to Saccharomyces cerevisiae SAP30 (YMR263W); ancestral locus Anc_8.815), giving the protein MARGSNSESESNRSTAGTATKDHNPSSTSQNKQRLTSSQQQYLNNLTATHVTNNHPTENRNVYHPLDFQHDSDEFLRNYKDHYNLSLPDNMTVSGYLLGSQLGSKTYSFKRNKVGKPDARILKSQLAEEIKDHFNNMQLKEVDIIPQFIYKIKNKDKKFKMEFNTGS
- the KAFR0B03750 gene encoding putative endodeoxyribonuclease (similar to Saccharomyces cerevisiae YMR262W; ancestral locus Anc_8.814) → MENTVPLVDAHCHIDNTATIPNSDIVKCIMATNLDDFNTVSNQNNKLNGFGIHPWYSHLFSLNADCNDKVSHYKSVLHFSPNLPDSKIDQIIENSLPQPTNLNVVIQDNLDCFATLKFIGEIGLDKSFSLKLDDSIECQIKLDHQFKIFERLCQLANQFNLNVSIHDVKCTMYCFTTCEKLLFPNPNVKIILHSYNSSMDFLQNFWLKNLYDDKRIYLSISKKINFNKSNKLNIKLIPKDTILPETDLNVHDPNYCESLIYVYEHLMSIYNLSDLDACKRLLYANFSQMLE
- the TPS3 gene encoding trehalose 6-phosphate synthase/phosphatase complex subunit (similar to Saccharomyces cerevisiae TSL1 (YML100W) and TPS3 (YMR261C); ancestral locus Anc_8.813), which gives rise to MTILVASLLLPYKPQFQIDNDNEFLSNDTIDRNLIEINQFRPKSPPIMSNNRNKSTESLPRIKSANAIDEMVLTSEEFMHNLTANATTNVTPKNEPNLTKTFSAEDFFLNSNKSTSSVNSLTNLAGLSNENVADSTANLLKNVNKSLLKSTLIKSKRPNLIHSRSTIVTPKSTALPESNSPVADFNKVKQNNFNNAKPFSVKRFPKPVPTNKNVAPPIYVEDSDLESEISDIPIAKFGGISHTNKMLKASILNRDKIDLFNKIPFNIVPNPKGNGSLKNAINQTIVENENLDPKDNVNWIGTIGIPTDELPDNVTTNIANQLKDDYDSFAIIPDDITFNGHYKNFCKQILWPTLHYQIPDNPYSKAFEDHSWNYYQRLNELYAEKIVEIYKPDDVIWIHDYHLLLLPRLIRKRLPKAKIGFFLHLSFPSSEVFRCLAHRNEILDGMLGANFIGFQTNEYLRHFLQTCNRLLMTDITSENELKYNGDIIKMNCCPIGIDSFNLTLQIFQNENVLNWKSLIRERWNNYKLIVCRDQFDRIRGLIKKLLAFERFLKLNPQYIDKVVLIQICIGNQNDHDLERQVMIIVDRINSLSSNISVSPPVVFLHQDLEFEQYLALNCEADMFWVNSLREGMNLTCHEFIVSSLEKNAPLLLSEFTGSASVLNKGIISINPWDIKDVSEKIKFALEMSPFTKNYNWKQIMKNIINHDSENWVVRNLNGINSSWDSIKERSMIFRLSYDEILQNYLDSKKRFFILKISEPPNSRMISILNDLATKNIVFVMNSFSKSTLEILYSRVPNIGLMAENGAYVRIDGSWYNIVDQVDWKNEVVKIFDDKMERLPGSYYKISDSMIKFHTENAEDKERVPSVIGDAITHINTLFDGKDIHAFVHENVINVQQTNLSINALEFIMKFYNTTTVTEPEPSSPIAVRKSPAFNFSDANNNNVNENSQNPIDFICVTGSSSPVIDPIFKYLKTELSKDENIKYQHSVIYGTNTSTYAKEHVNGLNELFIVLDKLSKV